A single Paracoccus pantotrophus DNA region contains:
- a CDS encoding SDR family NAD(P)-dependent oxidoreductase, which translates to MPSEALVTGGAEGIGWAIAQALAAQGCRVTIADLDGDKVALRAAELGAGHRGIRCDVTDEVQARAAAAVAPFGILVNNAGIGDSHLPTLDQDLTAFRRVLDVHLSGTFLMTRQVARGMLARGRGAVVNLSSIAGLTGLPRRNAYGAAKAGIVAMTRAMACEWAGQGLRVNAVAPAFVETALVRTLAEAGRIDLPAIRRRTPLGRLIEAREVAAAVAFLASDAASGITGAVLPVDGGWTAFGDFGEASRPD; encoded by the coding sequence ATGCCTAGCGAGGCGCTGGTCACCGGCGGGGCCGAGGGCATCGGCTGGGCCATCGCGCAGGCGCTTGCGGCGCAGGGCTGCCGGGTCACGATTGCCGATCTCGACGGCGACAAGGTGGCGCTGCGGGCGGCGGAACTGGGCGCGGGGCATCGCGGCATCCGCTGCGACGTCACCGACGAGGTTCAGGCGCGAGCGGCGGCGGCCGTCGCGCCTTTCGGCATCCTGGTGAACAATGCCGGCATCGGCGACAGCCACCTGCCGACGCTGGACCAGGATCTGACCGCCTTTCGCCGGGTGCTGGACGTGCATCTGTCGGGAACCTTCCTGATGACGCGGCAGGTGGCGCGCGGCATGCTGGCGCGCGGGCGCGGGGCGGTGGTGAACCTGTCCTCGATCGCCGGGCTGACCGGCCTGCCGCGGCGCAATGCCTATGGCGCGGCCAAGGCCGGCATCGTGGCGATGACCCGGGCCATGGCCTGCGAATGGGCGGGGCAGGGGCTGCGCGTGAACGCCGTCGCCCCGGCCTTCGTCGAGACCGCGCTGGTCCGGACGCTGGCCGAGGCGGGCCGGATCGACCTGCCGGCCATCCGCCGCCGCACGCCGCTGGGCCGGCTGATCGAGGCGCGCGAGGTGGCGGCGGCGGTGGCCTTCCTGGCCTCGGACGCGGCCTCGGGCATCACCGGGGCGGTGCTGCCGGTCGATGGCGGCTGGACCGCCTTCGGCGATTTCGGCGAGGCGAGCCGCCCCGATTGA
- a CDS encoding SDR family NAD(P)-dependent oxidoreductase: protein MSWLGLEGRTVVITGAGGGIGQALARSFAAEGARAILLDRDLDRSGPLAEQLGGGALALACDLADPGSVAAAAGRVEAEGGADVLVNSAAILRPGALESVSPEDWSAMLAVNLTGYLTAAQAFGRGMLGRGRGALVHVASIAASQPQPASGAYSASKAAVAMLSRQLAAEWGPRGLRSNCVSPGLVLTPMSAAFYADPEVKVRREAMVPLRRIASPQDMADAVLYLASDRAAYVTGQDIVVDGGLSQSLMGLVPRPGYA from the coding sequence ATGAGCTGGCTTGGACTGGAAGGCAGGACCGTCGTCATCACCGGTGCCGGCGGCGGTATCGGGCAGGCGCTGGCGCGGAGCTTTGCCGCCGAAGGGGCGCGGGCGATCCTGCTGGACCGCGATCTTGACCGCTCCGGGCCGCTGGCCGAGCAGCTGGGCGGCGGCGCCTTGGCGCTGGCCTGCGATCTGGCCGATCCGGGCAGCGTCGCTGCCGCCGCCGGGCGGGTCGAGGCCGAGGGCGGCGCCGACGTGCTGGTCAACAGCGCCGCCATCCTGCGCCCCGGCGCGCTGGAGAGCGTCAGTCCCGAGGATTGGTCGGCCATGCTGGCGGTGAACCTGACCGGCTACCTGACCGCGGCGCAGGCTTTCGGGCGCGGCATGTTAGGGCGCGGGCGCGGCGCACTGGTCCATGTCGCCAGCATCGCCGCCAGCCAACCGCAGCCGGCCAGCGGCGCCTATTCCGCCTCGAAGGCGGCGGTGGCGATGCTGTCGCGGCAACTGGCCGCCGAATGGGGGCCGCGCGGCCTGCGCTCGAACTGCGTCAGCCCCGGGCTGGTGCTGACGCCGATGTCCGCCGCCTTCTATGCCGATCCTGAGGTCAAGGTCCGGCGCGAGGCCATGGTGCCGCTGCGCCGCATCGCCTCGCCGCAGGACATGGCGGATGCGGTGCTGTATCTCGCCTCGGACCGGGCGGCCTATGTGACCGGGCAGGACATCGTGGTCGATGGCGGCTTGTCGCAAAGCCTGATGGGGCTGGTGCCGAGGCCGGGCTATGCCTAG
- a CDS encoding FAD-dependent oxidoreductase, with protein MGAQEHCDVLVIGSGAGGLATAITARKHGLSVIVIEKEPVFGGTTAFSGGVLWIPGNRHGRALNPDDTRAAARAYLRAETGNFHQPEAVEAFLEAGPKMLDWFEAETEVKFVPTLYPDYHPTVPGGVDVGRSVLAAPYDSSALGENLRRLRPPLATITFMGMMFNSSNADIRHFFNATRSLTSFAYVAKRLAAHAAEVVRHGRGVQVTSGNALAARLAKTCFDLGIPILTETPALHLLKQGGRVTGAQVGGAQPRSIMAARGVVLACGGYAQDLARRAGIYAHLKAGGAHHSPVPPGNTGDGIRLGEAVGGAFEAEYPQPAAWMPVSLVPGKGVFPHLLDRYKPGMIAVRSDGRRFVNESDSYHDVGAAMAAGDGAAWLICDHRTIRKYGLGHAKPAPMPLWLWTRSGYLKRGRTLAGLARACGIDPAGLEATVAAYNRGAREGRDEQFRRGETSFNRYLADPEHKPNPCVAPVERGPFYAVRMEMGDLGTFDGLRTTVEGAVLDRQGAAIAGLYAVGNDRASIMGGNYPGAGITLGPAMTFGWITGRHLAGRAAATEDAA; from the coding sequence ATGGGCGCGCAGGAGCATTGCGACGTGCTGGTGATCGGCTCGGGCGCCGGCGGGCTGGCCACGGCGATCACCGCCAGAAAGCACGGGCTGTCGGTGATCGTGATCGAGAAGGAGCCGGTCTTCGGCGGCACCACCGCCTTTTCGGGCGGCGTGCTGTGGATCCCCGGCAACCGCCACGGCCGGGCGCTGAACCCGGATGACACGCGCGCGGCGGCGCGGGCCTATCTGCGGGCCGAGACCGGCAATTTCCACCAGCCCGAGGCGGTCGAGGCCTTCCTGGAGGCCGGACCGAAGATGCTGGACTGGTTCGAGGCCGAGACCGAGGTGAAGTTCGTCCCCACGCTTTACCCCGATTATCACCCGACCGTGCCCGGCGGGGTGGATGTCGGCCGCTCGGTGCTGGCGGCGCCCTATGACAGCAGCGCGCTGGGGGAAAACCTGCGCCGCCTGCGGCCGCCCTTGGCGACCATCACCTTCATGGGGATGATGTTCAATTCCTCGAACGCGGACATCCGGCATTTCTTCAACGCCACCCGCTCGCTGACCTCGTTTGCCTATGTCGCGAAGCGGCTGGCCGCCCATGCGGCCGAGGTCGTCCGCCACGGCCGCGGCGTGCAGGTAACCAGCGGCAACGCCCTGGCGGCGCGGCTGGCCAAGACCTGCTTCGACCTCGGCATCCCGATCCTGACCGAGACCCCGGCGCTGCATCTGCTGAAGCAGGGCGGCCGCGTTACCGGTGCGCAGGTCGGCGGCGCGCAGCCGCGCAGCATCATGGCCGCACGCGGCGTGGTGCTGGCCTGCGGCGGCTATGCGCAGGACCTGGCCCGCCGTGCCGGGATCTATGCCCATCTGAAGGCGGGGGGCGCGCATCACTCGCCGGTGCCCCCGGGCAATACCGGCGACGGCATCCGGCTGGGCGAGGCGGTCGGCGGCGCCTTCGAGGCCGAATACCCGCAGCCCGCCGCCTGGATGCCGGTCAGCCTGGTGCCGGGCAAGGGCGTATTTCCGCATCTTCTGGACCGCTACAAGCCCGGCATGATCGCGGTGCGGTCCGACGGGCGGCGCTTTGTCAACGAAAGCGACAGCTATCACGATGTGGGTGCGGCCATGGCCGCGGGCGACGGCGCGGCCTGGCTGATCTGCGACCATCGCACGATCCGCAAATACGGCCTTGGCCATGCCAAGCCGGCGCCGATGCCGCTATGGCTCTGGACCCGCAGCGGCTATCTGAAGCGCGGCCGGACGCTGGCCGGTCTGGCGCGGGCCTGCGGCATCGACCCGGCAGGGCTGGAGGCGACGGTCGCGGCCTATAACCGCGGCGCGCGCGAGGGGCGGGACGAGCAGTTCCGCCGCGGCGAGACCAGCTTCAACCGCTATCTCGCCGATCCGGAGCACAAGCCGAACCCCTGCGTGGCGCCGGTCGAGCGCGGCCCGTTCTACGCCGTGCGCATGGAAATGGGGGATCTGGGCACTTTCGACGGGCTCAGGACCACGGTCGAGGGCGCGGTGCTGGACCGGCAGGGCGCGGCGATCGCGGGGCTCTATGCCGTGGGCAACGACCGCGCCAGCATCATGGGCGGGAACTATCCGGGCGCGGGCATCACGCTGGGCCCGGCCATGACCTTCGGCTGGATCACCGGCCGCCATCTGGCCGGGCGCGCGGCCGCAACGGAGGATGCAGCATGA
- a CDS encoding helix-turn-helix domain-containing protein, producing the protein MGDKAAGGIPHYYLYGDQEADVELDLLHIEPIRERSGPNDWRIRPHAHPDHMQVLLVKSGGGGIRMEDRQLPIPAPGILVVPAGVVHQIDFDPGTDGFAVTAALGCLRTASAGDPRLATAAGRPAVYPLAGTGLDIPAVIDTFHWLHREFIWSAPGRRTAILAQYMRILVVVLRLSIAHQDAGTATPDRDYDLLVRYRALLEEHFRSQRSLGFFAGELAVTPARLNAACKARSGKTASELLYERIVIEAKRYLVYTESTVAQVAHLTGFDDPAYFNRFFTQRVGISPGAFRKQAARSEG; encoded by the coding sequence ATGGGCGACAAGGCGGCGGGCGGCATCCCGCATTACTATCTCTATGGAGATCAGGAGGCGGATGTCGAACTGGACCTGCTTCATATCGAGCCGATCCGCGAGCGCAGCGGCCCGAACGATTGGAGGATTCGTCCGCATGCCCATCCCGATCACATGCAGGTGCTGCTGGTGAAATCGGGCGGCGGCGGCATCCGCATGGAGGACCGCCAGCTGCCGATCCCCGCCCCCGGCATCCTGGTGGTGCCGGCGGGCGTCGTACACCAGATCGACTTCGATCCCGGCACCGACGGGTTCGCGGTGACGGCGGCGCTTGGCTGCCTGCGCACGGCATCGGCCGGCGATCCGCGGCTGGCGACGGCGGCGGGCCGGCCGGCCGTCTATCCGCTGGCCGGGACCGGCCTCGACATTCCGGCGGTGATCGACACCTTTCACTGGCTGCACCGCGAATTCATCTGGTCGGCGCCGGGCCGGCGCACGGCGATCCTGGCGCAATACATGCGCATCCTGGTGGTGGTGCTGCGGCTGTCGATCGCGCATCAGGACGCCGGCACCGCCACGCCGGACCGCGACTACGACCTGCTGGTGCGCTATCGCGCGCTGCTCGAAGAGCATTTCCGCAGCCAGCGTTCGCTGGGCTTCTTTGCCGGCGAGCTGGCCGTCACCCCGGCGCGGCTGAACGCGGCCTGCAAGGCGCGCAGCGGCAAGACCGCATCCGAGCTGCTTTACGAGCGCATCGTGATCGAGGCCAAGCGTTATCTGGTCTATACCGAAAGCACGGTGGCACAGGTGGCGCATCTGACCGGCTTCGACGATCCGGCCTATTTCAACCGCTTCTTCACCCAGCGCGTCGGCATCTCGCCCGGCGCCTTCCGCAAGCAGGCCGCGCGATCCGAGGGCTGA